One genomic segment of Oenanthe melanoleuca isolate GR-GAL-2019-014 chromosome 5, OMel1.0, whole genome shotgun sequence includes these proteins:
- the SYT9 gene encoding synaptotagmin-9 isoform X1, producing the protein MPGDREDEICQKALQLLAELCSVGAVENENCRDFIYYLRDRARPRLSDSDISVSLLSLVVTACGLALFGVSLFVSWKLCWIPWRERGLPFGSKDSKQEPLRYAEAEADGREYSQDFLGQPAAFPEASMKISHTSPDLPLDSQAGARENCLPNARVQRQVTEPTASARHNSLRRQLNLSNPDFNIQQVQKQEQLTGIGRIKPELYKQRSLDTDDGRRSNSKACGKLNFILKYDCDLEQLIVKIHKAVNLPAKDFSGTSDPYVKIYLLPDRKTKHQTKVHRKTLNPVFDEVFLFTVPYNDLNTRKLHFSVYDFDRFSRHDLIGQVVVDNFLDLADFPRECNIWKDIEYVTNDNVDLGDLMFSLCYLPTAGRLTITIIKARNLKAMDITGASDPYVKVSLMCEGRRLKKRKTSTKRNTLNPVYNEAIVFDVPPENIDQINLSIAVMDYDRVGHNEVIGVCQVGNDAESLGRDHWNEMLSYPRKPIAHWHPLVEGPIQQECYAGLLRLDGCRRGFLTLLTYSAEIWHSC; encoded by the exons ACATCTCCGTAAGCCTGCTGTCCCTGGTGGTCACAGCCTGCGGGCTGGCTCTGTTCGGCGTGTCCCTCTTCGTGTCCTGGAAGCTGTGCTGGATCCCGTGGCGGGAGCGGGGCCTGCCCTTCGGCAGCAAGGACAGCAAGCAGGAGCCGCTGCGGTACGCGGAGGCGGAGGCCGATGGCCGTGAGTACAGCCAGGATTTCCTGGGGCAGCCCGCCGCCTTCCCCGAGGCCTCCATGAAGATCAGCCACACCTCGCCGGACCTGCCGCtggacagccaggctggggccagggagaACTGCCTGCCCAACGCGCGCGTGCAGCGCCAGGTCACCGAGCCCACCGCGTCTGCACG GCACAACTCACTGCGGAGACAGCTCAACCTGTCCAACCCTGACTTCAACATCCAGCAGGtgcagaagcaggagcagctgacGGGCATCGGCCGCATCAAGCCCGAGCTGTACAAGCAGAGATCGCTGGACACGGACGACGGCCGCAGGAGCAACAGCAAAGCCTGTGGGAAACTCAACTTCATCCTCAAGTACGACTGTGACCTGGAGCAGCTGATTGTGAAGATCCACAAGGCTGTCAACCTGCCAGCAAAGGACTTCTCTGGGACTTCAGATCCCTACGTGAAGATCTACCTGCTCCCcgacaggaaaacaaaacaccagACTAAAGTGCACAGAAAGACCCTGAATCCGGTGTTtgatgaggtttttttatttactgtgcCGTACAATGATCTCAACACAAGGAAACTCCATTTCTCTGTCTATGACTTTGACAGGTTCTCCAGGCACGACTTGATTGGCCAAGTGGTAGTGGATAATTTTTTAGATTTGGCAGATTTTCCCAGGGAATGTAATATTTGGAAGGATATTGAATATGTCACCAAT GATAACGTGGATCTTGGTGACCTTATGTTTTCACTCTGCTACCTTCCAACAGCTGGTAGACTAACTATTACAAtaataaaggcaagaaatttAAAGGCAATGGATATCACAGGAGCATCAG ATCCCTACGTGAAGGTTTCTTTAATGTGTGAAGGAAGGCGgctaaagaaaaggaaaacttccACCAAGAGGAACACCCTAAATCCTGTTTACAATGAAGCCATAGTCTTTGATGTCCCTCCAGAAAACATTGACCAAATTAACCTGTCCATAGCTGTTATGGATTATGACCG TGTAGGTCACAATGAGGTCATTGGAGTTTGTCAAGTAGGCAACGATGCAGAGAGCCTAGGTCGAGACCACTGGAACGAAATGCTCTCGTACCCTCGGAAGCCCATCGCTCACTGGCATCCTCTTGTGGAG GGCCCTATTCAGCAGGAATGTTATGCAGGTCTTCTGCGCTTGGATGGCTGCCGAAGAGGCTTCCTCACCCTTTTAACCTATTCAGCAGAAATTTGGCATTCCTGTTGA